A window of the Bradyrhizobium diazoefficiens genome harbors these coding sequences:
- a CDS encoding cupin domain-containing protein, producing MSPALIEIGSCNVDLELRPIEPAWIIEGNPVSRSHILSTSSDGTSSTIIWSCTEGRFNWYYDFDETIMILEGSIVLESDGMPPKRYGIGDVIFFRDGAHAKWHVEGHVKKIAFCRKTNPAVIGFMIRVVNKLKRMFVSPGERPSRTLMGAG from the coding sequence ATGTCGCCGGCATTGATTGAAATCGGTAGTTGTAACGTGGATCTGGAGCTGCGGCCGATCGAGCCGGCCTGGATCATCGAGGGAAACCCGGTCTCGCGTTCGCACATCCTGTCGACCAGCTCGGATGGCACCTCCTCGACCATCATTTGGTCCTGCACCGAAGGCCGCTTCAACTGGTACTATGATTTCGACGAGACGATCATGATCCTCGAAGGATCGATCGTGTTGGAGAGCGACGGCATGCCGCCGAAGCGCTACGGTATCGGCGACGTCATTTTCTTCCGCGATGGCGCGCATGCCAAATGGCATGTCGAAGGCCACGTCAAGAAGATCGCCTTCTGCCGCAAGACCAACCCGGCCGTCATCGGCTTCATGATCCGCGTCGTCAACAAGCTCAAGCGGATGTTCGTCTCGCCCGGCGAGCGGCCGTCCCGCACCCTCATGGGTGCCGGCTAA